One region of Streptomyces subrutilus genomic DNA includes:
- a CDS encoding AMP-dependent synthetase/ligase, translating into MREFTVPPVITGAPVGGLADTVFQHAHEEPGRVVLGRKTGGVWRDVTSGELAAEVLALAKGLLAQGVRFGDRVAVMSRTRYEWTLFDFALWAIGAQPVPVYPTSSAEQVRWILADSRCTACVVENEDQAMTVGSVVDGLPELRLLWQLDAGAVDALVADGRGVSEDVVHRHRGAVTPDAVATVIYTSGTTGRPKGCVLTHANFMFEADTMAGHWESVFQASPGEQPSTLLFLPLAHVFGRMVEVAAVRARVKLGHQPVLTAAELLPGLAAFRPTFVLGVPYVFEKVFAAARRKAEAEGRTGPFDRAVETAVRYAEAREQQAFGIGPGPSAGLRVEHQVFEKLVYGKVRAAMGGRVRHAMSGGSAMSRRLGLFFEGAGITIFEGYGLTESSAAATANPPGATKYGTVGPPIPGCTVHIAADGEVWLHGGHVFSGYLNDPRGTQEVLRGGWLATGDLGRLDEDGYLTITGRKKEILVTSNGKSVQPAALEERVRSHPLVAQCVLVGNDRPYIAALITLDPEGIAHWLSMRGLPQRPAAELVHDTDLSAEVRRAVVAANTLVSQAEAIRTFRVLPEQFSEERGLLTPSLKLKRRAIEKAYAMEVAALYQS; encoded by the coding sequence TTGCGCGAGTTCACCGTCCCACCCGTCATCACGGGCGCGCCCGTCGGCGGTCTGGCCGACACCGTCTTCCAGCATGCGCACGAGGAACCGGGCCGGGTGGTGCTCGGCCGCAAGACCGGCGGTGTCTGGCGGGACGTGACCTCCGGGGAGCTGGCCGCCGAGGTGCTGGCGCTCGCCAAGGGACTGCTGGCCCAGGGGGTGCGGTTCGGAGACCGGGTCGCCGTCATGTCCCGTACCCGTTACGAGTGGACGCTCTTCGACTTCGCGCTGTGGGCGATCGGCGCCCAGCCGGTGCCCGTCTATCCGACCTCCTCCGCCGAGCAGGTGCGGTGGATCCTGGCCGACTCGCGGTGCACGGCCTGCGTGGTCGAGAACGAGGACCAGGCCATGACGGTGGGCTCGGTCGTCGACGGGCTCCCCGAGCTGCGGCTGCTGTGGCAGCTCGACGCGGGGGCCGTGGACGCGCTCGTCGCCGACGGGCGCGGGGTCTCCGAGGACGTGGTGCACCGCCACCGCGGGGCGGTGACCCCGGACGCGGTCGCCACCGTCATCTACACCTCGGGGACCACCGGGCGGCCCAAGGGGTGCGTGCTCACCCATGCCAACTTCATGTTCGAGGCCGACACGATGGCCGGCCACTGGGAGTCCGTCTTCCAGGCGAGCCCGGGCGAGCAGCCGTCCACCCTGCTCTTCCTGCCGCTGGCGCACGTCTTCGGGCGGATGGTGGAGGTGGCCGCCGTCCGGGCGCGGGTCAAGCTCGGACACCAGCCCGTGCTGACGGCGGCCGAGCTGCTGCCGGGCCTCGCGGCGTTCCGGCCGACCTTCGTGCTCGGGGTTCCGTACGTCTTCGAGAAGGTCTTCGCGGCCGCCCGCCGCAAGGCGGAGGCCGAGGGGCGCACGGGCCCCTTCGACCGGGCCGTGGAGACGGCCGTGCGGTACGCGGAGGCGCGCGAGCAGCAGGCCTTCGGCATCGGGCCGGGCCCTTCCGCGGGGCTGCGGGTGGAGCACCAGGTGTTCGAGAAGCTGGTGTACGGCAAGGTCCGCGCGGCGATGGGCGGCCGGGTGCGGCACGCCATGTCGGGCGGGTCCGCGATGTCGCGCCGCCTGGGGCTGTTCTTCGAGGGCGCCGGGATCACGATCTTCGAGGGGTACGGGCTGACCGAGTCGAGCGCGGCGGCCACGGCGAACCCGCCGGGGGCGACCAAGTACGGCACGGTGGGCCCGCCGATCCCCGGCTGCACGGTGCACATCGCGGCCGACGGGGAGGTCTGGCTGCACGGCGGGCACGTCTTCTCCGGCTACCTCAACGACCCGCGCGGTACGCAGGAGGTGCTGCGCGGCGGCTGGCTGGCGACCGGGGACCTGGGCCGGCTGGACGAGGACGGCTACCTCACCATCACGGGCCGCAAGAAGGAGATCCTGGTGACCTCCAACGGCAAGAGCGTGCAGCCGGCCGCGCTGGAGGAGCGGGTCCGCTCGCATCCGCTGGTGGCCCAGTGCGTGCTGGTGGGCAATGACCGGCCCTACATCGCGGCCCTGATCACCCTGGATCCGGAGGGGATCGCGCACTGGCTGTCGATGCGCGGGCTGCCGCAGCGGCCGGCGGCGGAGCTGGTGCACGACACGGACCTGTCGGCGGAGGTGCGGCGGGCGGTGGTGGCGGCCAACACCCTGGTCTCGCAGGCGGAGGCGATCCGCACCTTCCGGGTGCTGCCCGAGCAGTTCAGCGAGGAACGGGGGCTGCTGACCCCGTCGCTGAAACTCAAGCGGCGGGCGATCGAGAAGGCGTACGCCATGGAGGTCGCGGCGCTGTACCAGTCGTGA
- a CDS encoding LysR substrate-binding domain-containing protein: MYDPVQLRTFLTVAQTLSFTQAAGRLGVRQSTVSQHVRRLEEATGRPLFLRDTHSVELTEDGEALLGFARTILEAHERAAAFFTGTRLRGRLRFGASEDFVLTRLPEILEGFRHQHPEVDLELSVELSGTLHERLDAGLLDLVLAKRRGPGDERGRLVWRDRMVWIGAEGLRVDPERPVPLIVFPPPGITRARALEVLEREGRPWRVACTSGSLSGLIAAARAGLGVMAHARGLIPPGLVRVGGLPELGPVEFALLRGARVPAAAEALASAILSGADRLSRTA, translated from the coding sequence ATGTACGACCCGGTCCAGCTGCGTACGTTCCTCACGGTGGCGCAGACGCTCAGCTTCACCCAGGCCGCCGGGCGGCTCGGCGTACGGCAGTCCACGGTCAGCCAGCACGTGCGGCGGCTGGAGGAGGCGACGGGGCGGCCGCTGTTCCTGCGGGACACGCACAGCGTGGAGCTGACGGAGGACGGCGAGGCGCTGCTGGGCTTCGCGCGCACGATCCTCGAGGCGCACGAGCGGGCGGCGGCCTTCTTCACGGGGACCCGGCTGCGGGGGCGGCTTCGGTTCGGGGCCTCGGAGGACTTCGTGCTGACGAGGCTGCCGGAGATCCTGGAGGGGTTCCGGCACCAGCATCCGGAGGTGGACCTGGAGCTGTCGGTGGAGCTGTCGGGCACGCTGCACGAGCGGTTGGACGCGGGGCTCCTCGACCTGGTGCTGGCCAAGCGGCGGGGGCCTGGCGACGAGCGCGGCCGGCTGGTGTGGCGCGACCGGATGGTGTGGATCGGGGCGGAGGGACTGCGGGTGGATCCGGAGCGCCCGGTGCCGCTGATCGTCTTCCCGCCCCCGGGGATCACCCGGGCACGGGCCCTGGAGGTGCTGGAGCGGGAGGGGCGGCCGTGGCGGGTCGCCTGCACGAGCGGCAGCCTGAGCGGGCTGATCGCGGCGGCCCGGGCGGGACTGGGCGTGATGGCCCACGCCCGGGGGCTGATCCCGCCGGGGCTGGTCCGCGTCGGCGGGCTGCCCGAGCTGGGGCCGGTGGAGTTCGCGCTGCTGCGCGGCGCCCGCGTCCCGGCCGCCGCCGAGGCCCTGGCCTCGGCGATCCTCTCGGGGGCGGACCGCCTCAGCCGCACGGCCTGA
- a CDS encoding bile acid:sodium symporter family protein — translation MRRPHLPAWLPLDAYILALLGTVGLAALFPARGTAATVADGASTAAVALLFFLYGARLSTREAFDGLRHWRLHLTVLAGTFLLFPLLGVAARALVPGVLTPPLYSGLLFLCLVPSTIQSSIAFTSIARGNVPAAICAGSFSSLAGILLTPLLAAGLLANDAGGFSPDSVLKIVLQLLLPFLLGQFLRRWVGGFLVRHRPVLGHVDRGSILLVVYAAFSAGMAAGIWHQVSVLRLGALVGVEAVLLAVMLLVTWYGAKRLGFGREDRIAIQFAGSKKSLAAGLPMASVLFGAQAGLAVLPLMLFHQMQLMVCAVLARRRAADPVAPEPAAEPVAEVSPPPQQPTGRAR, via the coding sequence ATGCGCCGCCCGCACCTCCCCGCCTGGCTGCCGCTGGACGCGTACATCCTGGCGCTCCTCGGTACCGTCGGCCTCGCCGCGCTGTTCCCCGCCCGCGGCACGGCCGCCACCGTCGCCGACGGGGCCTCCACCGCCGCCGTGGCCCTGCTCTTCTTCCTCTACGGCGCCCGGCTCTCCACCCGCGAGGCCTTCGACGGCCTGCGCCACTGGCGGCTGCACCTCACCGTGCTCGCCGGCACCTTCCTCCTCTTCCCCCTCCTCGGTGTCGCCGCCCGGGCCCTGGTGCCCGGCGTGCTCACCCCGCCCCTCTACAGCGGCCTGCTCTTCCTCTGCCTGGTCCCGTCGACCATCCAGTCCTCCATCGCCTTCACCTCGATCGCCCGCGGCAACGTCCCGGCCGCGATCTGCGCCGGCTCCTTCTCCAGCCTGGCCGGCATCCTCCTGACCCCCCTCCTCGCCGCGGGTCTGCTCGCCAACGACGCGGGCGGCTTCTCCCCGGACTCCGTCCTCAAGATCGTCCTCCAGCTCCTGCTGCCCTTCCTCCTGGGGCAGTTCCTGCGCCGCTGGGTCGGCGGCTTCCTCGTACGCCACCGGCCGGTCCTCGGCCACGTCGACCGCGGCTCGATCCTGCTCGTCGTCTACGCCGCCTTCAGCGCGGGCATGGCGGCCGGGATCTGGCACCAGGTGAGCGTCCTGCGCCTGGGCGCCCTGGTGGGGGTCGAGGCCGTCCTGCTCGCCGTCATGCTGCTCGTCACCTGGTACGGGGCCAAGCGCCTGGGCTTCGGCCGGGAGGACCGCATCGCCATCCAGTTCGCCGGTTCGAAGAAGAGCCTCGCCGCCGGACTCCCCATGGCCAGCGTGCTGTTCGGGGCGCAGGCCGGCCTCGCCGTGCTCCCGCTGATGCTGTTCCACCAGATGCAGCTGATGGTCTGCGCCGTCCTCGCCCGCCGCCGCGCCGCCGACCCGGTGGCCCCCGAACCCGCCGCTGAACCTGTGGCGGAGGTCTCGCCCCCGCCCCAACAGCCCACGGGTCGGGCCCGATAA
- the fdhD gene encoding formate dehydrogenase accessory sulfurtransferase FdhD translates to MGRVTERRRVVRIRNGVAGVRPDTLVAEEPLEIRLNGKPLAITMRTPGDDFALAVGFLVSEGVLAGASDVRAVTYCEGAAEDGTNTYNVVNVQLAAGVPVPDITLERNVYTTSSCGLCGKASLDAVRTATRFPAAGADPVRVCADVLCALPDRLRAAQKVFDRTGGLHAAGLFSAGGELLDLREDVGRHNAVDKIVGRALQAGGLPLAGSILLVSGRASFELAQKAVMAGIPILAAVSAPSSLAVDLALESGLTLVGFLRGPDMNIYAGEERITL, encoded by the coding sequence ATGGGACGGGTCACGGAGCGCCGTCGCGTCGTGCGGATCCGGAACGGCGTGGCGGGGGTCCGTCCGGACACGCTGGTCGCCGAGGAGCCGCTGGAGATACGGCTGAACGGCAAGCCGCTGGCGATCACGATGCGCACCCCGGGGGACGATTTCGCCCTCGCGGTGGGCTTCCTGGTGAGCGAGGGCGTGCTCGCGGGAGCCTCGGACGTGCGGGCCGTCACCTATTGCGAGGGGGCGGCCGAGGACGGCACCAACACGTACAACGTGGTCAATGTGCAGCTGGCGGCGGGGGTTCCGGTGCCGGACATCACGCTGGAGCGGAACGTCTACACCACCTCCTCCTGCGGCCTGTGCGGCAAGGCAAGCCTGGACGCGGTGCGTACGGCGACCCGCTTCCCGGCGGCCGGCGCCGACCCCGTACGGGTCTGCGCGGACGTCCTGTGCGCGCTGCCGGACCGGCTGCGCGCGGCCCAGAAGGTCTTCGACCGCACGGGCGGGCTGCACGCGGCCGGCCTGTTCTCGGCGGGCGGGGAGCTGCTGGACCTGCGCGAGGACGTGGGCCGGCACAACGCGGTGGACAAGATCGTCGGGCGGGCGCTCCAGGCCGGCGGCCTGCCGCTGGCCGGCTCGATCCTGCTGGTGTCGGGCCGGGCCTCCTTCGAGCTCGCCCAGAAGGCCGTGATGGCGGGCATCCCGATCCTGGCGGCGGTCTCGGCCCCGTCCTCCCTGGCGGTGGACCTGGCCCTGGAATCGGGCCTGACCCTGGTCGGCTTCCTGCGGGGACCGGACATGAACATCTACGCGGGCGAGGAGCGCATCACGCTGTGA
- a CDS encoding beta-ketoacyl-ACP synthase III, whose protein sequence is MTGSRVVALGHYQPAKVLTNEDLAAMVDTTDEWIRSRVGIKTRHVAGPDEPVDELAYQAAGKALAGAGLTPDDIDLVLVATSTAIDRSPNMAARVAAKLGMGASPAVMDINVVCSGFTHALATADHAIRAGSASRALVIGADKMTEITDWNDRSTCVLTGDGAGAAVVEAAAEPGIGPVLWGSVPEMGNAVRIEGSPPVFAQEGQSVYRWTTSRLPPLARKVCEKAGVLPEDLAAVVLHQANLRIIEPLAARIGAVNAVVARDVVDSGNTSAASIPMALSKLVQRGEIATGAPVLLFGFGGNLSYAGQVIRCP, encoded by the coding sequence ATGACCGGTTCACGCGTGGTGGCGCTAGGGCACTACCAGCCCGCGAAAGTGCTCACCAACGAGGACCTCGCGGCCATGGTCGACACCACCGACGAGTGGATCCGGTCCCGGGTGGGCATCAAGACGCGCCACGTCGCGGGTCCGGACGAACCGGTGGACGAGCTGGCCTACCAGGCGGCGGGCAAGGCCCTGGCCGGCGCCGGCCTCACCCCGGACGACATCGACCTGGTACTGGTCGCCACCTCCACCGCCATCGACCGGTCGCCCAACATGGCCGCGCGCGTCGCCGCGAAGCTGGGCATGGGCGCCAGCCCCGCCGTGATGGACATCAACGTCGTCTGCTCGGGCTTCACGCACGCCCTGGCCACCGCCGACCACGCCATCCGGGCCGGCTCCGCCTCCCGCGCCCTGGTCATCGGCGCCGACAAGATGACCGAGATCACCGACTGGAACGACCGCTCGACCTGCGTGCTCACCGGCGACGGCGCCGGCGCGGCCGTCGTCGAGGCCGCCGCGGAGCCGGGCATCGGCCCGGTGCTGTGGGGTTCGGTCCCCGAGATGGGCAACGCCGTCCGCATCGAGGGCTCGCCGCCGGTCTTCGCGCAGGAGGGCCAGTCCGTATACCGCTGGACCACCAGCCGGCTCCCGCCGCTCGCCCGCAAGGTGTGCGAGAAGGCCGGGGTCCTCCCGGAGGACCTGGCCGCGGTCGTGCTGCACCAGGCGAACCTGCGGATCATCGAGCCGCTCGCCGCGAGGATCGGCGCCGTCAACGCCGTCGTCGCCCGCGATGTCGTCGACTCCGGCAACACCTCGGCCGCCAGCATCCCGATGGCCCTGTCCAAGCTGGTGCAGCGCGGCGAGATCGCCACCGGCGCCCCCGTGCTCCTCTTCGGCTTCGGCGGGAACCTCTCCTACGCGGGCCAGGTCATCCGCTGCCCGTGA
- a CDS encoding sigma factor-like helix-turn-helix DNA-binding protein, which yields MGLPSRRRRPTPMSQWDPTARLSYWAFHANRRPAYMRFAYLQLGSDEAAEEAVDAAFDSIMAEWLRMLHMDRLDAYAWTVLKRCLDERQHRRHPWQPHRPEPMDISAFEAALKEAHADRYEVLADAIRFYSAVSRLAERQRDAVLLRYGLQCSPGEAAAVMGVDEATVRSYLGQAHRRLARLLDTSVDAAGPAESAES from the coding sequence GTGGGACTGCCGAGCCGGCGCCGGCGGCCGACGCCCATGAGCCAGTGGGATCCGACGGCGCGCCTGTCGTACTGGGCCTTCCACGCCAACCGGCGGCCGGCCTACATGCGCTTCGCGTATCTGCAGCTGGGCTCCGACGAGGCGGCCGAGGAAGCGGTGGACGCCGCCTTCGACTCGATCATGGCCGAATGGCTCCGCATGCTCCACATGGACCGGCTGGACGCCTACGCGTGGACCGTGCTCAAGCGGTGCCTGGACGAACGCCAGCACCGGCGCCACCCTTGGCAGCCGCACCGGCCCGAACCGATGGACATCAGCGCCTTCGAGGCCGCCCTCAAGGAGGCCCACGCCGACCGGTACGAGGTGCTGGCCGACGCCATCCGCTTCTACTCCGCCGTCTCCCGGCTGGCCGAGCGGCAGCGCGACGCGGTACTGCTGCGGTACGGGCTCCAGTGCTCCCCCGGCGAGGCCGCCGCCGTGATGGGCGTCGACGAGGCCACGGTCCGCTCCTACCTCGGCCAAGCCCACCGGCGCCTCGCCCGGCTGCTCGACACCTCCGTGGACGCCGCCGGCCCAGCCGAATCCGCCGAATCATGA
- the metG gene encoding methionine--tRNA ligase, with protein MARHLITSALPYINGIKHLGNMVGSMLPADVYSRYLRQRGHDVLYICATDEHGTPAELAAKEAGLSVAEFCAQAHDAQKAVYDGFELSFDYFGRSSSVQNREITQHFARRLQENGFIEERAIRQVYSPVDGRFLPDRYVEGTCPHCGYDKARGDQCENCTRVLDPTDLIEPRSAISGSTELEVRETKHLFLLQSNLQHEVEAWVCEHEEEWPQLASSIARKWLTEGLHDRAITRDLDWGVPVPADTWPELAAEGKVFYVWFDAPIEYIGATKEWSDLDPANRDYKSWWYEAEDVRYTQFMAKDNVPFHTVMFPATELATREPWKKVDYVKAFNWLTYYGGKFSTSQKRGVFTDQALEILPADFWRYFLIANAPESDDSSFTWEHFAATVNKDLGGTLGNFVNRVLTFSRKKFGDEVPAGSPAGEVEAKLGEQIAELLAEYEGHMESLQYRKAAAALRALWSAGNAYLDEKAPWLEVKTDLEGAALTLRTAMNLIHLYSVVSEPFIPASARAMRSSFELAGDTATWITPEQARSLDAVPAGTPFTVPPVLFARVTEEDLESYRERFGGSEAG; from the coding sequence ATGGCTCGACACCTGATCACCAGCGCGCTTCCCTATATCAACGGGATCAAGCACCTGGGCAACATGGTCGGGTCGATGCTTCCGGCGGATGTGTACTCCCGGTACCTCCGCCAGCGCGGCCACGACGTCCTCTACATCTGCGCCACCGACGAGCACGGCACCCCCGCCGAACTCGCCGCCAAGGAGGCCGGCCTCTCGGTCGCCGAGTTCTGCGCGCAGGCCCACGACGCCCAGAAGGCGGTCTACGACGGCTTCGAGCTGTCCTTCGACTACTTCGGCCGCAGCTCCTCCGTGCAGAACCGCGAGATCACCCAGCACTTCGCGCGCAGGCTCCAGGAGAACGGCTTCATCGAGGAGCGCGCGATCCGGCAGGTCTACTCGCCGGTCGACGGCCGCTTCCTGCCGGACCGCTACGTCGAGGGCACCTGCCCGCACTGCGGCTACGACAAGGCCCGCGGCGACCAGTGCGAGAACTGCACCCGCGTCCTCGACCCCACGGACCTGATCGAGCCCCGCTCGGCGATCTCCGGCTCCACCGAGCTGGAGGTCCGCGAGACCAAGCACCTCTTCCTCCTCCAGTCCAACCTCCAGCACGAGGTCGAGGCCTGGGTCTGCGAGCACGAGGAGGAGTGGCCGCAGCTCGCCTCCTCCATCGCCCGCAAGTGGCTGACCGAGGGCCTGCACGACCGCGCCATCACCCGCGACCTCGACTGGGGCGTCCCCGTCCCGGCCGACACCTGGCCGGAGCTGGCCGCCGAGGGCAAGGTCTTCTACGTCTGGTTCGACGCCCCGATCGAGTACATCGGCGCGACGAAGGAGTGGTCGGACCTGGACCCGGCGAACCGCGACTACAAGTCGTGGTGGTACGAGGCCGAGGACGTCCGCTACACGCAGTTCATGGCCAAGGACAACGTCCCGTTCCACACGGTGATGTTCCCCGCCACCGAACTGGCCACCCGCGAGCCGTGGAAGAAGGTCGACTACGTCAAGGCCTTCAACTGGCTGACGTACTACGGCGGCAAGTTCTCCACCTCGCAGAAGCGCGGCGTCTTCACCGACCAGGCGCTGGAGATCCTCCCGGCCGACTTCTGGCGCTACTTCCTCATCGCCAACGCGCCCGAGTCCGACGACTCGTCCTTCACCTGGGAGCACTTCGCCGCCACGGTCAACAAGGACCTCGGCGGCACCCTCGGCAACTTCGTCAACCGCGTACTGACCTTCTCCCGCAAGAAGTTCGGCGACGAGGTTCCCGCCGGCAGCCCCGCCGGCGAGGTCGAGGCCAAGCTGGGCGAGCAGATCGCCGAGCTGCTGGCCGAGTACGAGGGCCACATGGAGTCCCTCCAGTACCGCAAGGCGGCGGCCGCGCTGCGCGCCCTGTGGTCGGCCGGCAACGCCTACCTGGACGAGAAGGCCCCCTGGCTGGAGGTCAAGACCGACCTGGAGGGCGCGGCGCTCACCCTGCGCACCGCCATGAACCTGATCCACCTCTACTCGGTGGTCTCCGAGCCGTTCATCCCGGCCTCGGCGCGCGCCATGCGCTCCTCCTTCGAGCTCGCCGGGGACACGGCCACCTGGATCACCCCGGAGCAGGCCAGGTCCCTGGACGCGGTGCCGGCCGGCACGCCGTTCACCGTGCCGCCGGTGCTCTTCGCGCGGGTCACCGAGGAGGACCTGGAGTCCTACCGCGAGCGGTTCGGCGGCAGCGAAGCGGGCTGA
- a CDS encoding alpha/beta hydrolase — translation MSTAHEDLSPGVRRIVLDAGGTALSALLCEPAGGPARATVVAVHGAGMSAGYFDSQALPDFSLLTLGARLGYTVVAVDRPGYGRSAAALPEGQAVAEQAATLAAAVSDFGARYPTGAGVFLLAHSFGGKVALLTAADHAPPDLLGMEISGCGHRYAPDAFSGRGASRGGRRSWGPLRLYPPSTFATCGSIIAPVPPREQADIVRWPEVFRSAAGRVRVPVRFTFAEHEPWWRYDRDALAELRSRLTGAPRVHIDRQPEAGHNISLGYAARAYHLRCLGFFEDCLVRGTVTYPPLDPDGDPERAAVTA, via the coding sequence ATGAGCACCGCGCACGAGGACCTGTCTCCGGGGGTGCGCCGGATCGTCCTGGACGCGGGCGGCACGGCCCTGTCCGCCCTGCTCTGCGAACCGGCCGGGGGCCCGGCGCGGGCCACGGTGGTCGCGGTGCACGGGGCGGGCATGAGCGCCGGCTACTTCGACAGCCAGGCCCTGCCCGACTTCTCCCTGCTCACCCTGGGCGCCCGCCTCGGGTACACGGTCGTGGCCGTGGACCGGCCGGGCTACGGCCGGTCGGCCGCCGCCCTCCCCGAGGGACAGGCGGTCGCCGAGCAGGCGGCCACCCTCGCCGCGGCGGTGAGCGACTTCGGCGCCCGGTACCCGACCGGAGCCGGCGTCTTCCTGCTGGCCCACTCCTTCGGCGGCAAGGTCGCGCTGCTCACCGCCGCCGACCACGCCCCGCCCGACCTGCTCGGCATGGAGATCTCCGGATGCGGCCACCGCTACGCGCCGGACGCCTTCAGCGGAAGGGGCGCCTCCAGAGGCGGGCGGCGCAGCTGGGGGCCGTTGCGCCTCTACCCGCCGAGCACCTTCGCCACCTGCGGCTCGATCATCGCCCCCGTCCCGCCCCGCGAGCAGGCGGACATCGTCCGCTGGCCCGAGGTCTTCCGGAGCGCCGCGGGCCGCGTCCGCGTGCCCGTACGGTTCACGTTCGCCGAGCACGAGCCCTGGTGGCGCTACGACCGCGACGCGCTCGCCGAGCTGAGGTCCCGGCTGACCGGCGCCCCCCGGGTGCACATCGACCGGCAGCCGGAGGCCGGGCACAACATCAGCCTGGGCTACGCGGCCCGCGCCTACCACCTGCGCTGCCTCGGCTTCTTCGAGGACTGCCTGGTGCGGGGAACCGTCACCTACCCGCCGCTGGACCCGGACGGCGACCCGGAGCGGGCGGCCGTCACCGCCTGA
- a CDS encoding DUF4239 domain-containing protein, whose amino-acid sequence MSEWLVLAIAMALVCALVLTITLIRHRRAADDEDTSEPPDVIEYMTMMVGVVYAIVLGLAIAGVWEARGAAEDSVRREAQALYEVTQRADVYPAAVRDRIRGEVDAYVSHTVAVDWPLLTSGESASAEGGQLLGKLRSDVTHQSPATELQAQAYQPLLDHIAAADDARHSRTQSSESTLPGVVWFGLLVGGVVTVGLIFTLQIRRSGRELLLAGLFSALIVFLLFMVWSFDAPYGRDGFDSAGPFQDLFPATAVAAAR is encoded by the coding sequence GTGTCCGAATGGCTGGTCCTGGCCATCGCCATGGCGCTCGTCTGCGCCCTCGTCCTCACCATCACCCTGATCCGGCACCGCCGGGCCGCCGACGACGAGGACACCAGCGAACCCCCCGATGTCATCGAGTACATGACCATGATGGTGGGCGTGGTCTACGCGATCGTGCTCGGCCTGGCCATCGCGGGCGTCTGGGAGGCGCGCGGCGCCGCCGAGGACAGCGTCCGCCGCGAGGCCCAGGCGCTGTACGAGGTCACCCAGCGTGCCGACGTCTACCCGGCCGCCGTCCGCGACCGGATCCGCGGCGAGGTGGACGCGTACGTCTCCCACACGGTCGCGGTGGACTGGCCGCTGCTGACCTCCGGCGAGAGCGCCTCGGCCGAGGGCGGGCAGCTGCTCGGCAAGCTGCGCAGCGACGTCACCCACCAGAGCCCGGCCACCGAACTCCAGGCGCAGGCCTACCAGCCGCTGCTGGACCACATCGCCGCGGCGGACGACGCCCGCCATTCGCGCACCCAGAGCTCGGAGTCCACGCTGCCGGGCGTGGTGTGGTTCGGACTGCTCGTCGGCGGAGTGGTCACGGTCGGACTGATCTTCACCCTGCAGATCCGCCGCTCCGGGCGGGAACTGCTGCTGGCCGGGCTGTTCAGCGCACTGATCGTGTTCCTGCTGTTCATGGTGTGGAGCTTCGACGCCCCCTACGGGCGGGACGGCTTCGACTCCGCCGGCCCGTTCCAGGACCTGTTCCCGGCGACGGCGGTGGCCGCCGCCCGCTGA
- a CDS encoding MAB_1171c family putative transporter produces MNGQDYYIPAAAMAISLAFKLPALRHNWRDPLLRSVCALLMLAGAVFAFAAPPTIAAVNRWTGVPNISAPLVYCLITAFSASCLVLVVNWRGGPPEETRRVSRRWILGYSIVIVALVVLFALGDAPEERLRDLDTHYANAPYIREMIALYLLAHNVAAVVMVAMCWRWSLQVRGWLRVGLMIIVAGYMFNLSYDATKMTAVVARWTGHDLDFLSTLVAPPLASVGALISAIGFVLPLVCQRMSDNWETWATYRRLGSLWQEVQISAPAGTPSVRMAWWSAAELRVIQRESDIHDGFLHLGPYFDRGLRERAYARAVAEGSDEAAARAVADAAMVAAAVQARSADPEGQVIGAGEETVLDTADGPRDLLRISHALRHSPVVQAVRQQAALSGSGRP; encoded by the coding sequence TTGAACGGCCAGGACTACTACATACCGGCAGCCGCGATGGCGATCTCGCTCGCCTTCAAGCTGCCGGCCCTGCGCCACAACTGGCGCGATCCGCTGCTCCGGTCGGTCTGCGCGCTGCTGATGCTGGCCGGCGCCGTGTTCGCCTTCGCCGCCCCGCCCACCATCGCGGCGGTCAACCGCTGGACCGGGGTGCCCAACATCTCCGCCCCGCTGGTGTACTGCCTGATCACCGCGTTCAGCGCGTCCTGCCTGGTCCTGGTCGTCAACTGGCGGGGCGGGCCGCCCGAGGAGACCCGCCGCGTCTCGCGGCGGTGGATCCTCGGCTACAGCATCGTGATCGTGGCCCTGGTCGTGCTCTTCGCCCTCGGTGACGCCCCCGAGGAGCGGCTGCGCGACCTGGACACCCACTACGCCAACGCCCCGTACATCCGCGAGATGATCGCCCTCTACCTGCTGGCGCACAACGTGGCCGCCGTGGTGATGGTGGCCATGTGCTGGCGCTGGTCCCTCCAGGTGCGCGGCTGGCTGCGGGTCGGCCTGATGATCATCGTTGCGGGCTACATGTTCAACCTCAGCTACGACGCCACCAAGATGACCGCGGTGGTCGCCCGCTGGACCGGCCACGACCTCGACTTCCTCAGCACCCTCGTCGCCCCGCCGCTGGCCTCCGTCGGAGCGCTGATCAGTGCGATCGGCTTCGTGCTCCCGCTCGTCTGCCAGCGGATGTCGGACAACTGGGAGACCTGGGCGACGTACCGCAGGCTCGGTTCGCTGTGGCAGGAGGTGCAGATCTCCGCGCCGGCCGGGACCCCGTCCGTGCGGATGGCCTGGTGGTCCGCCGCCGAGCTGCGCGTGATCCAGCGCGAGTCGGACATCCACGACGGATTCCTGCACCTGGGCCCCTACTTCGACCGGGGCCTGCGCGAGCGGGCGTACGCGCGCGCCGTCGCGGAGGGGTCGGACGAGGCGGCCGCCCGCGCGGTCGCCGACGCCGCCATGGTCGCGGCCGCCGTGCAGGCCCGCTCGGCGGACCCCGAGGGCCAGGTCATCGGCGCCGGCGAGGAGACCGTGCTCGACACCGCCGACGGGCCGCGCGACCTGCTGCGGATCTCCCACGCCCTGCGGCATTCGCCGGTGGTGCAGGCGGTCCGCCAGCAGGCCGCGCTGTCCGGGAGCGGGCGCCCCTGA